In Pectobacterium actinidiae, the DNA window GCCCAAACATGGGGTGCAGCCCCAGAACGGGACCACTGTGCGCCGCCAGCATCGCCTGCAGCGGGCCATTTTTTACCGATGCCAAATCAACCAAAATACAGTCATCTGGTAAAGCAGGCAGACGGGCAATCACCTGTTCAGTAACGTGAATCGGCACGCTAACAATCACCATGCCAGCATCAGACAGCAGTTCATCCGCACGCGGCCAGTCATCTTGCTCCAGAATTCTCACCTGATAGCCCGACAGTGTCAGCATTTTCTCAAACAGGTTGCCCATTTGACCCCGGCCACCGATGATGACGACGGGGCGCAACTGCGGGCACAGCGTTTTAAAGCCTTTGTCGTTTTCACTGGTATAAGACTCACGCATGGTGCGCCGCAGGATATCCTCAATGAGATCCGGCGGAACCCCCATCGACTCTGCTTCTTTACGACGTGAGCTGAGCATGGCCGCTTCACGATCGGGTACATAAATGGGCAAACCATGGCGGCTTTTCACTTCACCCACTTCCGCCACCAAACGCAACCGACGTGATAACAGCGCGACAAGCTCCTTATCTACCTCATCTATCTGATCACGCAATACGGTCAGTTCAGCTACCATCTTTTGTTACTCTCCTGAATGTTTCACTCGTGCAGCGCTCAGCTCTTGATGAACGGAACGCAGCAACGCCTCTGTACTTTCCCAACTGATACAGGCATCCGTGACCGATACACCGTAGCGCATATCTGAACGCGGCTGTTCTGAAGACTGGCTCCCCTCGTTAAGGTGGCTTTCCAGCATCAAACCTATAATGGAACGATTTCCCGCCTTGATTTGTTCAATCGCAGATTCAACAACAAGTGGTTGACGGCGGTAGTCTTTATTCGAATTACCGTGACTACAATCTATCATCAGCGCCGGTCTCAGTCCCGCTTCCTGCATCTGTTTTTCACATTCGGCAACATCCTGCGCACTGTAGTTTGGCTTTTTACCGCCGCGCAGAATCACATGACCATCAATGTTCCCTTGCGTTTGCAGCAGACAAACCTGACCCGTTTGATTGATACCCACAAAGCGATGCGGCATTGCAGCTGCTCTCATCGCATTGATCGCCGTTCCCAGACTGCCATCCGTGCCGTTTTTGAACCCAACAGG includes these proteins:
- the tyrA gene encoding bifunctional chorismate mutase/prephenate dehydrogenase; protein product: MVAELTVLRDQIDEVDKELVALLSRRLRLVAEVGEVKSRHGLPIYVPDREAAMLSSRRKEAESMGVPPDLIEDILRRTMRESYTSENDKGFKTLCPQLRPVVIIGGRGQMGNLFEKMLTLSGYQVRILEQDDWPRADELLSDAGMVIVSVPIHVTEQVIARLPALPDDCILVDLASVKNGPLQAMLAAHSGPVLGLHPMFGPDSGSLAKQVVVYCDGRQPEAYQWLLEQIQVWGARLHRISAVEHDQNMMFIQALRHFATFAYGLHLAEENVQLEQLLALSSPIYRLELIMVGRLFAQDPQLYADIIMSSKDNLALIKRYYKRFGEAIELLEQTDKAEFINRFKKVEHWFGDYAKRFQAESRVLLRQANDIRQ